ATAGCCCGCGAAAAACATACCCGCCGCGCGCCCATAGACGCGGTCGCTCAAACCAAGCTGCCCGCGCATCTGCAATATGCCAAAGCCAACGTTGATGCGGTCGAGGTAGGCAACAATGTAGAGCAGAAACAGAAACGGCATCAGCCGCCACATCACTCGGGAGACAACCGCGGATTCAAGACGCTCGGGAGCCGTTTCCAAGGTGGAAGGATTCTACGCCAAGCCGAGCTTCTGCCGAATTTCACCAACAATCTGCATCGGTTCCGGAGCGATCGAAACAGTGACGGCGCATTCCGGTTCTTCAAGGTCGGCGAACTGGCCGGCGAGAATCTGCTCACCGGCGAAGTGCCCGTGGCGCGAGCGCAGTCGATCTGCAATCAACTCGGCGCTTCCCTTCAAGTAGACAAACCGAACCTCTGGCCCCGCATCGAGTTCGTTCCGGTAGCTGCGTTTAAGAGCGGAACACGCCAGCACTACATTCTTCCCTTCGGCGATCCAGGCGCCGATCATCGCACGCAGGCGATGCAGCCAGGGCCCGCGATCTTCGTCGTCGAGCGGAATGCCACGCCGCATCTTCTCGACGTTCTCGGGCGGATGAAAGTCGTCGGCGTCCGCGAACTGCCAACCCAGTTGCTCGGCCAGCATGCGCCCGATGGTCGTTTTGCCGGCCCCGGTCACTCCCATCACGATCACGATCATGGTGGGATTGTAGTCTGCGCTTCGAAACTCTTTGCATTCGTTGAGCTGGCCAGGGCGCGGGCGGGACGCCCACGCAACAGCCGGCGGGACGCCGGCGCTACTAGTTTCTACTTCTTGTACGCTTTCTCTGCGCCGGTACGGCTGTTGGTTACCGTGAACGTGCCATCGCTTTGCGCGACGACTTTGAGATATTTCCCTTCGCAGTTCTCTTTGACGTTGGCGATACGCTCGTCGGCGACGTTGTGATCTTTGTCGGATTCTTCGGCATAGTGCAGTTGCCACAAATCTTCGAGGCCGGGAGAGTCGTGCACAATCTGCCACGCCGCGGGACTCGACCCTTTGCGCGGGCCATTGTCGATCACCGCCACGCGCGGATGCAACGCCCACACCAGCGCCTTCGGATTCGACAAGTCAAAGCCGTGATGCGTCACCAGAAAAAGATCGACGGTTCCGAGCAGGTTGTTGGGGCAGGCCAGCTCCATCTCTTTTTTCTTGGTGAGATCGCCGAGATCGAGGAAGCGAAATTTTCCGTAGGTGATTAAAGTCCCAATGGACCGGGCATTCTCAGTCGCGTCATCTGCCTCGGCGGTTGCGCCCTTGCAATAGGAATTAGCTTCTCCCGCTCCGGGCAAGGGCTTTGTGATGACATCGCCTGCCGCCGACAACACCTGAACTTCGAGGCCTTTGATCGGCAGTCCCCATCCCGGCTTGACGACGACATGGGCATGGCCGGCGACTGCCTTTTCGTAAGCGGCATAGTCGGTACGCGTGACTTCCGAGTCTTCCAGATTCGGACCATGATCGACGAACGTGCCCACCTTGAAGCCCTCGACCAGCTGCGGCACGCCGCCGACGTGATCGCGGTGATAGTGGGTGATCAATACATAATCGATCTGCTGGATGCCGGCCGCATGTGCGGCGGCGACGATGCGGTCGGCGTCACGGCCTTCGTATCCCGGCCATCCCGTGTCGATGAGCAGCGATTGGCCAGACGGGCTAACCAGCAGCGTGGCCTGGCCACCTTCGACGTCGACGAAATAAATCTGGAGCGGCTTCGGGCTGGATGCGGCGGCGCACGGCAGACTTGCCGCACAAATACTGAAGCACAGGGCTAGAACGGCAGTCAGGAAT
Above is a window of Candidatus Sulfotelmatobacter sp. DNA encoding:
- a CDS encoding MBL fold metallo-hydrolase gives rise to the protein MRSFLTAVLALCFSICAASLPCAAASSPKPLQIYFVDVEGGQATLLVSPSGQSLLIDTGWPGYEGRDADRIVAAAHAAGIQQIDYVLITHYHRDHVGGVPQLVEGFKVGTFVDHGPNLEDSEVTRTDYAAYEKAVAGHAHVVVKPGWGLPIKGLEVQVLSAAGDVITKPLPGAGEANSYCKGATAEADDATENARSIGTLITYGKFRFLDLGDLTKKKEMELACPNNLLGTVDLFLVTHHGFDLSNPKALVWALHPRVAVIDNGPRKGSSPAAWQIVHDSPGLEDLWQLHYAEESDKDHNVADERIANVKENCEGKYLKVVAQSDGTFTVTNSRTGAEKAYKK
- a CDS encoding gluconokinase, with the protein product MIVIVMGVTGAGKTTIGRMLAEQLGWQFADADDFHPPENVEKMRRGIPLDDEDRGPWLHRLRAMIGAWIAEGKNVVLACSALKRSYRNELDAGPEVRFVYLKGSAELIADRLRSRHGHFAGEQILAGQFADLEEPECAVTVSIAPEPMQIVGEIRQKLGLA